The DNA window CCTTGGTAACTCCCAGCATACCGGCTTTGCCGGTATGCTTTTCCAGACAATAAGGGCACTGTGTTGTCAGTGCTACCGCTATAGCAATCATCTCCTTGTATTTGGAGGGGATGGCAGATGGTTCCTCCAATGTGCTATGGTCAAAGTCCAGCCAGGCCTTGCCCTGCCGCGGTGCTCCCTGCAAAAGATCTTTGGCAAACAGCTTGTCTTCCGGTGTGGCATAATGTTTCATACAATTCTGTTTCTTCCTTAATACCCGGTGGCAGTAATTATCACCCAAAAACAAAAAAATAAATGTGATCTTTACCCATCATGGATATCAGAAAACTATCACAGCTGGCACTGCTGAATGAAGCCGACTTTGACCAGCTGGACGGCCTGTTGAAACCTGTTCACCTCGGAAAACAGGATTACTTCCTCCGCGAGGGGGCTGTTTGCAAACAGCTGGCTTTTATTCAATCAGGAGCCCTGCGTTCCTATTATGTAAAGGATAATGGAGAAGAGATCACCGACTGTATTCTTTTTGAGGGACAGATCGTAACTGCCTACACCAGCCTCATTATGGGAGTGCCTGCCTATGAACATATACAAGCCATCACCGATTGTGAACTACTGATCCTGGAGCGGGAAGATCTGTATCAACTGTATGATAATAATATCCGCTGGGCCAATACCGGCAGGGTTTTCGGCGAAATGGAATTTGTGATGATGGAACACCGGATCCGTTCCTTTCAACAGCATTCGTCCAAAGAACGTTATGCTGAGCTGGTCCGGAAACATCCGCGAATGATAC is part of the Chitinophaga flava genome and encodes:
- a CDS encoding carboxymuconolactone decarboxylase family protein, whose protein sequence is MKHYATPEDKLFAKDLLQGAPRQGKAWLDFDHSTLEEPSAIPSKYKEMIAIAVALTTQCPYCLEKHTGKAGMLGVTKEEMAEVIMIAAAVRSGATLGYGLLTMKLFSAGTEIK
- a CDS encoding Crp/Fnr family transcriptional regulator, producing MDIRKLSQLALLNEADFDQLDGLLKPVHLGKQDYFLREGAVCKQLAFIQSGALRSYYVKDNGEEITDCILFEGQIVTAYTSLIMGVPAYEHIQAITDCELLILEREDLYQLYDNNIRWANTGRVFGEMEFVMMEHRIRSFQQHSSKERYAELVRKHPRMIQQVPLQYLASYLGITPQHLSRLRKSIL